The genomic stretch CGACGCCCGCCGTACCGACCGACAGCAGTAATACGGCGATCCCGGTCGCCGCCACCTTATTGCTGATCGTCAAACGCATGCCGCCGCCACCCCTCGGATCTTATCCGAACACCGGTAGGCGAACAGGGTTAACGCGGCGTTTGCACACGCCTACGTCGTTTCCCCACGCCACCCTAAGGACGATTTTCACGGGTGGGCGCTAGCTTTGCCGTGGAACAGGACGGACCATGGCCATGCAGAACGCTCAGCCGGAAAAACTGAAATCTCTCGCCGCCGCCATCGTCGGCGCGACCCTATTCGTTCTACCGGCCGTGGCGCGGGCGGCGGATGCCGAGCCGACCTGGACGGTGTCAGCGGAATATACGTCCGACGTCTCGGGCGTCGTTTCGGGCGGGACCAAACGGGCCGGCCGCTATCTGGACAATCTGAGCGTCGAACTGGACGGCGACCTGGAACAGGCCTGGGGCTGGCGCGGCGCGCGACTGCACATGTCGGGCCTCTACAACGGCGGGGGCGAGCCCAACGGCCTGGCCGGCACCCTGCAAGGCGTCGACAATATCGAGGTCGGGGCCCAGGGCGCCCGCCTGTTCGAGGCCTGGATCGAACAGGATCTGGGCCGATCCGCCACGCTTCTGGCCGGCCTGTATGACCTCAACAGCGAATTCTACGCCACCGAGGCCTCGGGCCTGCTGATCTCGCCCCCGTTCGGCATAGGCTCCGAACTGGCCTCGACCGGCCCCAACGGCCCGGCCATCTTCCCCTCCTCGTCCCTGGCGGCGCGGCTGCGGCTGGGCGACACGGACAAGACCTATGTCCAGGTCGCCGTCGTCAACGCCGACGCCCGCACCCTGGGCGACCACGGCGGGGTGGACACGGATCTCGACCACGGCGTCCTGGCCATCGCCGAGTTCGGCAGCCACGCCCCCATCCGCTATGCGGTCGGCGGCTGGCGCTATAACCAGCGCCAGGACGACATCCGCGACCTGGCCCCTGACGGCGACCCGGCCCGCAGCCACGCCCAGGGCGCCTACGCCCTGGCCGAGGGTCAGGTCTGGGGCGCCGCCGCCCCCGACGGCCCCCAGATCGACGCCTTCGCCCGGCTGGGCATATCCGACGGCGACACCACCGACTTCAAGGGCGGCTGGCAGGCCGGCCTCTTGGTGCGCCAGGTCTTCGCCGCCCGCCCCGA from Brevundimonas sp. SL130 encodes the following:
- a CDS encoding carbohydrate porin, producing MAMQNAQPEKLKSLAAAIVGATLFVLPAVARAADAEPTWTVSAEYTSDVSGVVSGGTKRAGRYLDNLSVELDGDLEQAWGWRGARLHMSGLYNGGGEPNGLAGTLQGVDNIEVGAQGARLFEAWIEQDLGRSATLLAGLYDLNSEFYATEASGLLISPPFGIGSELASTGPNGPAIFPSSSLAARLRLGDTDKTYVQVAVVNADARTLGDHGGVDTDLDHGVLAIAEFGSHAPIRYAVGGWRYNQRQDDIRDLAPDGDPARSHAQGAYALAEGQVWGAAAPDGPQIDAFARLGISDGDTTDFKGGWQAGLLVRQVFAARPDSQLSFGVHQGWLSSKARANLADTPADPARYEEGLELTYADRIGRFTIQPDVQLIRYPGGLKDADDVVVVSLRVITPLF